One genomic segment of Vibrio mimicus includes these proteins:
- the clcA gene encoding H(+)/Cl(-) exchange transporter ClcA, which yields MSKREILITSLLAKMPKDSINQFLSKDKTPLSVLFLSLLVGILAGLVGTYFEQAVHLVSETRTDWLKSEIGSFLPLWLAAFLISALLAFIGYFLVHRFAPEAAGSGIPEIEGAMDGMRPVRWWRVLPVKFFGGMGALGSGMVLGREGPTVQMGGAVGRMISDIFRVKNEDTRHSLLAAGAAGGLAAAFNAPLAGIMFVIEEMRPQFRYTLISVRAVIISAVAANVVFRFINGQDAVITMPQYDAPDLSTLGLFLLLGALFGVFGVLFNYLITSAQDLFVKFHRNDRKRYLLTGSLLGGSFGLLLLYVPELTGGGISLIPTITNGGYGAGILLLLFLGRILTTLLCFGSGAPGGIFAPMLALGTLFGYAFGLIAKVWFPELNIEPGMFAIAGMGALFAATVRAPITGILLVIEMTNNYHLILPLIITSLGAVIFAQMLGGQPIYSQLLHRTLKNQKLQQQDLPPQNPVS from the coding sequence ATGTCGAAAAGAGAGATACTTATCACTAGTCTCCTGGCAAAAATGCCGAAAGATTCGATCAATCAATTTCTCTCAAAAGACAAAACGCCACTCTCTGTGTTGTTTTTATCCTTGCTAGTGGGGATATTAGCGGGCCTCGTTGGAACCTATTTTGAACAAGCGGTACATCTAGTTTCAGAAACACGTACTGACTGGCTAAAAAGTGAAATTGGGAGCTTTTTACCTCTGTGGCTTGCTGCATTTCTCATTAGCGCTCTTTTGGCGTTTATCGGCTATTTTTTAGTGCACCGCTTTGCACCTGAAGCGGCGGGATCTGGCATTCCAGAAATTGAAGGGGCAATGGATGGTATGCGCCCTGTGCGTTGGTGGCGGGTTTTACCAGTGAAGTTCTTTGGAGGAATGGGAGCGCTAGGCTCTGGCATGGTACTTGGAAGAGAAGGTCCAACAGTACAAATGGGAGGCGCCGTTGGGCGGATGATCTCCGATATTTTCCGAGTAAAAAACGAAGATACACGCCATTCATTACTGGCCGCGGGGGCTGCAGGTGGTCTTGCTGCCGCATTTAACGCGCCTCTTGCCGGCATTATGTTTGTGATCGAAGAGATGCGGCCACAATTTCGTTATACATTGATTTCTGTTCGGGCGGTGATTATCTCTGCGGTCGCAGCGAATGTGGTGTTCCGCTTCATCAACGGACAAGATGCCGTGATCACTATGCCGCAATACGACGCCCCTGATTTATCAACGTTAGGACTTTTCTTACTCCTCGGCGCTTTATTTGGGGTATTTGGAGTTCTGTTTAATTATTTGATCACCTCGGCTCAGGACTTGTTCGTCAAATTTCATCGCAATGACCGAAAGCGATATTTATTGACGGGATCATTATTAGGTGGCAGTTTTGGTTTACTCCTCCTCTATGTTCCCGAACTCACTGGGGGCGGTATTAGCTTAATTCCAACCATCACTAACGGTGGTTATGGTGCGGGCATTTTATTACTGCTGTTTCTCGGGCGAATTCTTACTACTTTGCTCTGTTTTGGGTCAGGTGCTCCCGGTGGAATTTTTGCACCTATGCTAGCACTTGGCACACTCTTTGGTTATGCGTTCGGCTTAATCGCTAAGGTGTGGTTTCCTGAACTAAATATTGAGCCTGGTATGTTTGCGATTGCTGGTATGGGGGCATTATTCGCCGCAACCGTTCGGGCACCGATTACTGGGATTTTATTGGTCATTGAGATGACTAATAACTATCACCTTATTCTTCCGCTTATCATTACTAGCTTAGGGGCTGTGATTTTTGCTCAGATGCTCGGTGGACAACCGATTTACAGTCAGTTGCTACACCGTACTTTGAAAAACCAAAAGCTACAGCAGCAAGATCTTCCACCTCAAAATCCCGTTTCATAA